The following DNA comes from Salvia splendens isolate huo1 chromosome 17, SspV2, whole genome shotgun sequence.
aatgaattctcccatatggaaagaagaacccaatgtggggcatcacagattttgcttggtacatgttagaaaaaatgttttgcagaatcacaaaggcaTCATGGTAAAAaaacttgtttggaaaattggtattgctacaaagaaacgcaagtttaagatcagacgtcgtttacttcgaaccatcaacaacgaggctgtgcagtaccttgatgccgtggagttagaaaaatggagtttggcgtatgacaaacacaaaagatggggtgagatgaccactaatatggttgaatcttacaacaatgtgttgagaggcgcaagacaactcccaattaaagcttgcattgatctgatattttggaggacaatagaatggtttaatgagcggtcaattgcatcaacacagtgtgccacaccacttaccccgtgggcccatgcaaaggtgtgcaaaaatgatgtaaaaggtcaattacataatgtgagagtcccaaacacaattgcagggctttacgtggttcgaacaaagcgtcgaattggtggaaagggcggtaataagtggaaggtaaagtacttgtagtcgaactgcaaatgtcaaaagtggcagatgtggaggcttccatgttcacatgcagcggcagttgcgcggtttagaaacgagcccatgctgtcgcttgttgataacgtataccgcacaagtgtttgggtacaccagtattctacggtgttcaatccaatcagacaccaagattattgggctgtgcctgaatggactttgcaatgttcacgagcccagttaatgcctaaaagtcgagGTCGATAtcgtactactaggattcctaatcagatggatgtccgtgaagctgaccagccacgcccccgacgccgatgtaaacattgccgtcaaccagggcacgacagacgcaactgcccgaatgcttcttcaaggatggatactcagttggtagatgatgccgatgacgattttatgcctccacctccatcaagatctgcagttcgaggtcgtcattctatcagccacactgatgatgccgatcatgatgttatgcctccacctccactaAGATCTGTAGTTCGAGGTCggcattctgtcagccacactggtggtacaggcgaagacatcggtctcagtgatatcccacattctccacctaggtcttctgtgcgagacgatTATTTCGGGGTggatttagagaatgtcgttgtgcaagatactcctccgtctagactctccaccgccagaatcgggaagggtatCCGTAGCTTCTTTACACGGAGAAGGCGAGACAACTGAATGTGTAACAACTATTTAGCTGAATTGAACATTGTTCTGTTTGTTCtgttttacttatattttggcGGCGTCGTAGTTATTTATTGAATAGAACATTGTTCtgttttactaatattttggCAAGTCATAGAATATGCAAAACGTAaaatttagttttttaaaaACGCCACTCAAGATGGCGTTTTTCATAAAAACGCCATCTAAGTTGGCGGGTTTGTGTTAAAAACGCCATCTAAGTTGGCGTTTTTATCTAGAAACGCCTAtttcgttggcgtgttttaaagaCGCCAACGCCgattggcgtgtttgttcagaaccTCAACCTCGGTGTGGCAGAAAATTGCAAAAAATATTTCGGACTTAGACACGCCATcttgagtggcgtgtttaaaaAAACGCCACTGACGATGGCGTTTTATAGGTAAAACGCCATcgtcgttggcgtgttttaaaaaaCGCCTACTAAgcttggcgtgtttgttcagaaacTCAGCCTCGGTGTGGcagaaaattgcaaaaaaaatttcGGACTTAGACACGCCATcttgagtggcgtgtttaaaaAAACGCCACTGAATATGGCGTTTTATAGGTAAAACGCCATcgtcgttggcgtgttttaaaagACGCCTAGTAAgcttggcgtgtttgttcagaagcTCAGCCTTGGCGTGGCAAAAGATTGGAAAAATGTTTCAAGTTAAAAACGCCATCGTGAGTGGCGTGTTTCAAAAAAATGTACCAATCCAACTTATACGAGTTCAAATTATCAACATGCACACGTATAAAAAAGCGGatttatcaaattactaatatacaTACGCCAAATGAATGAAAAAACACCAATATCAATACAATATATCAAATTACTTATATAAAGCGTTCAAATCAATGTAAAAACACCAATATAAAAAGTTCGGGCAACGTTCACTCGTCTCGCCTTTTACGCATAAACAGACTACGGATTCCCTTCCCGATGCTGGTCTTAGGGAttctagacggaggagtatcttcAACGACGGCATTCTCTAAATCAATGTCGTCTCTCGcagaagaccgaggtggagatTGTTGATCGCTGAGACCGAAATCTTCTCATGTACCACCCGTGTGGCTGACTGAGTGACGACCCCGCAcggcagatcttggtggaggtggagccaCAAAATCGTCATCAGAATCATcaaccaactgagtatccatccttgatgATGACGACTCTCCACCAACTTTCTTCTTTCCACGCCGCTTCGCTTTTTGCCGCACGGGCATGTCAAGGTCCAGCTCAGAGCGCTGTGAAGGACGGTGGTCCATCGTCTCAGCTTCCCCACATATCTGGAGGCCATCTTCAACCATTCTCGAAATGGTGAATAAATCCGGCCGTCCTGACATGTCTTGCTCCCTAAGAAAGTGGCGTATTTTGTGAAgggtctccacctacaattttcagTGTTAATTACATTTCATCTTATGAAATTAAACAAAGAAAAGTTGTTGAAATCTACCGCGTAGTGATGAGAGGCCGCCGTTTCATGGAAGCCCTCATGAGAATGCACCCCAGGTTTTGTTAGGTACACCA
Coding sequences within:
- the LOC121773998 gene encoding uncharacterized protein LOC121773998, which produces MDWFRRITVVYLTKPGVHSHEGFHETAASHHYAVETLHKIRHFLREQDMSGRPDLFTISRMVEDGLQICGEAETMDHRPSQRSELDLDMPVRQKAKRRGKKKVGGESSSSRMDTQLVDDSDDDFVAPPPPRSAVRGRHSVSHTGGT